In Anguilla rostrata isolate EN2019 chromosome 1, ASM1855537v3, whole genome shotgun sequence, a genomic segment contains:
- the LOC135249580 gene encoding dr1-associated corepressor isoform X2 — protein MGIFAFQMPRQKRKYNVRFPPGRIKKIMQKDTEVGRIAAAVPVIISRALEMFLKSFLIMTSQITQSKHSRVMSMAHMKQCIENEKLFDFLKDLAEQATAPAQATQGEGHIKGKWLAHRQRWQEIRIGKKQCGEAERTSRPKNDSLDNIELSDDSGSELLFSLGAKLQHHH, from the exons ATGGGCATTTTTGCGTTCCAAATGCCGAGGCAAAAGAGAAAATACAATGTTCGGTTCCCACCG GGCCGTATCAAGAAAATTATGCAGAAGGACACGGAGGTGGGGAGGATTGCAGCTGCTGTGCCTGTTATCATAT CCAGGGcccttgaaatgtttttaaaatcattcctGATCATGACCAGTCAAATTACCCAGTCAAAGCACAGTAGGGTCATGTCAATGGcccacat GAAGCAATGTATAGAGAACGAGAAGCTCTTTGACTTCCTCAAGGACTTGGCAGAGCAGGCCACGGCCCCAGCCCAAGCCACCCAGGGAGAAGGGCACATTAAGGGGAAATGGCTGGCTCACAG GCAACGATGGCAAGAAATTCGTATCGGCAAAAAGCAGTGTGGGGAAGCAGAAAGGACAAGCAGACCCAAGAATGACTCTTTGGACAACATTGAACTCTCAGAT GACTCGGGCTCAGAACTTCTCTTCAGCCTGGGAGCGAAGTTGCAACATCATCACTGA
- the LOC135249543 gene encoding activator of 90 kDa heat shock protein ATPase homolog 1-like isoform X1 has protein sequence MAKWGEGDPRWIVEERADATNVNNWHWTERDVTNWSSDKLKELLIGVHVENDEGSCEVTEVSKLEGEASINNRKGKLIFFYEWNIKAMWTGRSKTGIKYKGNIEVPNFSDENDMEDLDISVTLCKDEPETPLTGLMKKEGANKIQVALGSYVGYLKTEFTQGMILPTANGVCKQQSSQSKAKVDKTQIGSGSSAPPPSTGVKIPTCKFSLKETFLTSPEELYRVFVNQEMVQAFTHAAATVDPQTGGKFRLLDGNVFGEFQELVPEQKIVMKWRYNTWPCEHYSTITLNFLDHGNETELKLECKGVPVSEEESTKRGWRQYYFEAIKQTFGYGAQLY, from the exons ATGGCCAAATGGGGAGAAGGGGACCCTCGCTGGATTGTGGAGGAGAGAGCCGATGCGACCAACGTCAATAACTGGCACTG gacagagagggatgTGACAAACTGGTCATCAGACAAGCTGAAGGAGCTCCTCATAGGGGTGCATGTGGAAAATGATGAGGgaagctgtgaggtcacagaggtcAGCAAGCTGGAGGGAGAGGCCTCTATCAACAACCGCAAAGGGAAGCTCATATTCTTCTATGAGTGGAACATCAAAGCCATGTGGACCG GAAGGTCAAAAACTGGAATCAAATATAAAGGCAACATAGAAGTTCCAAACTTCTCAGATGAAAATGACATGGAGGATTTGGAT ATAAGTGTGACGCTTTGCAAAGACGAGCCAGAAACTCCTCTTACTGGGCTCATGAAAAAGGAGGGGGCGAATAAAATCCAAGTTGCACTGGGGAGCTACGTGGGTTACCTTAAAACAG AGTTTACTCAAGGCATGATCCTCCCCACGGCGAATGGTGTGTGCAAGCAGCAGTCATCACAGTCCAAGGCCAAAGTGGACAAAACCCAG ATTGGCTCAGGTAgctcagcccccccacccagcacTGGGGTAAAGATTCCCACCTGCAAGTTCAGCCTGAAGGAGACCTTTCTCACCTCCCCTGAGGAGCTCTACAGAGTCTTTGTCAACCAGGAG ATGGTCCAGGCATTCACACATGCAGCAGCAACAGTGGACCCACAGACAGGGGGAAAGTTTCGCTTGTTGGATGGGAACGTCTTTGGAGAGTTCCAGGAGCTG GTTCCTGAACAAAAGATTGTCATGAAGTGGAGATACAACACCTGGCCCTGTG AACATTATTCCACGATCACCCTGAACTTTTTGGACCATGGAAATGAGACCGAACTGAAGTTGGAGTGCAAAGGGGTGCCAGTGAGCGAGGAGGAGAGTACAAAACGGGGTTGGCGGCAGTATTACTTTGAGGCAATCAAACAGACTTTTGGTTATGGAGCGCAGCTCTACTGA
- the vipas39 gene encoding spermatogenesis-defective protein 39 homolog: MIRSKPDEEEYWNSSKFSAFTFDDEDDEFSSLKESKRAVNSIRLLDDDDDEDEVEKVSWSGEPVGSISWSIKETASSTQSTIRDQGFPKIDTTPTLTKQGSGYSLSSLFKGRSKAGSYPSFSECLNEVSTRSFAPELRKPKSEYKDFVSDWTPEETVRRMRTGKAYSLETFRSLKDKLLLLDEAVCALDGNVITAVLIYLKKSLSKEIISRELMSREIALRHYIHYLKEVGEQKLLLDLLRSLGRTEDMALLQYREHLNIKDEVRRKDFLKSCVGLPFAPDDATHVQDHYTLLERQIIIEVNDKQVESKGQTDVFKKYPRKASILNMPIITTLYYSCFYHYGESEGTYSSPANIRQTFKISEKQYFLTVLGARAKLKAWFDVDSLFTTKNWLGYTKKRSPIGFHRVVDILQKNNAPVQVLQEYLSLVEDTELRISLAQKHKCHDIIIDTYKDLKDRQQLIVYRGKVERGSPEDRKIEALLNNTQIRWKN, from the exons atgATAAGGAGTAAACCTGACGAGGAGGAATACTGGAACAGTTCGAAGTTCAGTGCCTTCACTTTTGATGACGAGGATGACGAATTTTCTAGT cTGAAGGAATCTAAACGAGCCGTTAACAGTATTCGCCTcttggatgatgatgatgacgaagaTGAGGTGGAGAAGGTCAGCTGGAGTGGAGAGCCTGTTGGAA GTATCTCCTGGTCTATTAAGGAGACGGCATCAAGCACCCAGTCAACGATACGTGATCAGGGATTCCCCAAGATTGACACCACTCCCACACTGACCAAACAGGGTTCTGGCTACTCCCTCAGCTCTCTCTTCAAAG gaagAAGCAAAGCTGGAAGTTACCCATCCTTTTCAGAAT GTCTCAATGAAGTGTCTACCAGAAGTTTTGCACCTGAGCTACGGAAGccaaaatctgaatacaag GACTTTGTCAGTGATTGGACTCCAGAGGAAACAGTGAGGAGGATGCGGACAGGGAAG GCTTACTCCCTGGAGACATTCCGGTCTTTGAAGGACAAACTCCTGCTCCTGGATGAAGCAGTTTGTGCACTTGATGGAAATGTCATTACTGCG GTTTTAATCTATTTGAAGAAGTCGTTAAGTAAAG AAATCATCTCAAGAGAATTGATGTCAAGGGAAATCGCTCTTCGGCACTATATTCATTATCTTAAGGAAGTGGGAGAACAGAAGCTACTACTCGATCTTCTCAG GTCTTTGGGCAGAACAGAGGACATGGCG CTCCTGCAGTACAGAGAGCATCTCAATATCAAAGATGAAGTGCGAAGAAAAGACTTCTTGAAAAGCTGTGTCGG ccTTCCTTTCGCACCGGATGATGCAACTCATGTCCAAGACCACTACACTTTATTAGAAAGACAGATTATTATAGAG gTTAATGACAAGCAGGTAGAAAGCAAAGGGCAGACAGacgtatttaaaaaatatcccaGAAAGGCCTCTATCCTGAACATGCCCATCATCACTACCCTGTACTACTCCTGTTTCTACCACTATGGGGAGTCAGAG GGCACATACAGCAGTCCAGCAAACATTAGACAGACATTTAAG ATTTCCGAAAAGCAGTATTTCCTCACAGTCCTAGGGGCAAGGGCAAAGCTGAAAGCCTGGTTCGATGTAGACAGCCTGTTCACCACCAAGAACTGGTTGGGCTACACGAAGAAGAGATCTCCAATTGGGTTTCACCGAGTGGTGGACATCCTACAGAAAAACAATGCACCGGTGCAG GTGCTGCAGGAGTACTTGAGTTTGGTGGAAGATACAGAGCTGAGGATCAGTCTGGCTCAGAAACACAAGTGCCATGACATAATCATTGAT ACCTACAAAGACTTGAAGGACCGGCAGCAGCTGATTGTGTACAGGGGTAAGGTTGAGAGGGGGTCACCTGAGGACAGGAAGATCGAAGCACTGCTGAACAACACG CAAATCCGATGGAAAAACTGA
- the LOC135249543 gene encoding activator of 90 kDa heat shock protein ATPase homolog 1-like isoform X2, whose product MAKWGEGDPRWIVEERADATNVNNWHWTERDVTNWSSDKLKELLIGVHVENDEGSCEVTEVSKLEGEASINNRKGKLIFFYEWNIKAMWTGRSKTGIKYKGNIEVPNFSDENDMEDLDISVTLCKDEPETPLTGLMKKEGANKIQVALGSYVGYLKTEFTQGMILPTANGVCKQQSSQSKAKVDKTQIGSGSSAPPPSTGVKIPTCKFSLKETFLTSPEELYRVFVNQEMVQAFTHAAATVDPQTGGKFRLLDGNVFGEFQELVPEQKIVMKWRYNTWPCDQLVLKRQLV is encoded by the exons ATGGCCAAATGGGGAGAAGGGGACCCTCGCTGGATTGTGGAGGAGAGAGCCGATGCGACCAACGTCAATAACTGGCACTG gacagagagggatgTGACAAACTGGTCATCAGACAAGCTGAAGGAGCTCCTCATAGGGGTGCATGTGGAAAATGATGAGGgaagctgtgaggtcacagaggtcAGCAAGCTGGAGGGAGAGGCCTCTATCAACAACCGCAAAGGGAAGCTCATATTCTTCTATGAGTGGAACATCAAAGCCATGTGGACCG GAAGGTCAAAAACTGGAATCAAATATAAAGGCAACATAGAAGTTCCAAACTTCTCAGATGAAAATGACATGGAGGATTTGGAT ATAAGTGTGACGCTTTGCAAAGACGAGCCAGAAACTCCTCTTACTGGGCTCATGAAAAAGGAGGGGGCGAATAAAATCCAAGTTGCACTGGGGAGCTACGTGGGTTACCTTAAAACAG AGTTTACTCAAGGCATGATCCTCCCCACGGCGAATGGTGTGTGCAAGCAGCAGTCATCACAGTCCAAGGCCAAAGTGGACAAAACCCAG ATTGGCTCAGGTAgctcagcccccccacccagcacTGGGGTAAAGATTCCCACCTGCAAGTTCAGCCTGAAGGAGACCTTTCTCACCTCCCCTGAGGAGCTCTACAGAGTCTTTGTCAACCAGGAG ATGGTCCAGGCATTCACACATGCAGCAGCAACAGTGGACCCACAGACAGGGGGAAAGTTTCGCTTGTTGGATGGGAACGTCTTTGGAGAGTTCCAGGAGCTG GTTCCTGAACAAAAGATTGTCATGAAGTGGAGATACAACACCTGGCCCTGTG ATCAACTCGTTTTGAAAAGACAGTTGGTGTAG
- the LOC135249566 gene encoding probable G-protein coupled receptor 132: MHEPGVTQLVLTADMNLNESDNCTPPYDQGRIPLIVLYSTVLIIGLPANVATIFMTYLQVRRKNVLGIYLLSLSLCDLMYLGTLPMWAAYVNAGHQWMYSSIACKVTSYVFFNNMYISIFLLCCVSVDRYVAVVYAVESRGLRRQKLAGMITLGICLVVAVGHLPVFTMPEGNVETGERRCFEPGQSTATVTGFNYARFFIGFFIPLAILVVTNRSILANIQASTSLQERQKVKVKYLAMAVIAFFLVCFAPYHIILLLRAVMYHYRDFQEKCHFENSIYTPYTISLGLSTFNSAMNPILYVLASDNIRKEIRRGLASFRSRSTLQPRCTDSS, from the coding sequence ATGCATGAGCCAGGTGTGACACAGCTGGTGCTGACCGCCGACATGAACCTGAATGAGAGCGACAACTGCACTCCGCCGTATGACCAGGGTCGCATCCCGCTGATTGTACTGTACAGCACGGTGCTGATCATTGGGCTGCCGGCCAACGTGGCCACCATCTTCATGACATACCTGCAGGTGCGGCGCAAGAACGTGCTGGGAATCTACCTGCTGAGCCTGTCCCTGTGCGACCTCATGTATCTGGGCACCTTGCCCATGTGGGCAGCTTATGTCAACGCTGGCCACCAGTGGATGTACAGCTCCATAGCCTGCAAAGTGACAAGCTACGTGTTTTTCAACAACATGTACATAAGCATCTTTCTGCTGTGTTGCGTGTCCGTGGACCGCTATGTGGCCGTGGTTTACGCCGTGGAGTCTCGCGGCCTGCGGCGGCAGAAGCTCGCCGGCATGATCACTCTGGGCATCTGCCTCGTGGTGGCAGTTGGGCACCTGCCTGTCTTCACCATGCCGGAGGGAAACGTGGAGACTGGGGAGAGACGTTGCTTTGAGCCGGGCCAGAGCACCGCCACGGTGACGGGCTTCAACTACGCCCGTTTCTTCATTGGTTTCTTCATCCCTCTGGCCATCCTGGTGGTCACCAACCGCTCCATCCTGGCCAACATCCAGGCCAGCACCAGTCTGCAGGAGCGGCAGAAGGTGAAGGTCAAGTACCTGGCCATGGCGGTCATCGCTTTCTTCCTGGTCTGCTTCGCCCCCTACCACATCATCCTGCTGCTGCGCGCCGTCATGTACCACTACCGGGACTTCCAGGAGAAGTGCCACTTTGAGAATAGCATTTACACGCCCTACACCATCTCCCTGGGGCTGTCCACCTTCAACAGCGCCATGAACCCCATCCTCTACGTGCTGGCCAGCGACAACATACGCAAGGAGATCCGGCGTGGCCTGGCTAGCTTCCGCAGCCGGAGCACCCTGCAGCCCCGGTGTACGGACAGCAGCTAG
- the LOC135249543 gene encoding activator of 90 kDa heat shock protein ATPase homolog 1-like isoform X3 — protein MEDLDISVTLCKDEPETPLTGLMKKEGANKIQVALGSYVGYLKTEFTQGMILPTANGVCKQQSSQSKAKVDKTQIGSGSSAPPPSTGVKIPTCKFSLKETFLTSPEELYRVFVNQEMVQAFTHAAATVDPQTGGKFRLLDGNVFGEFQELVPEQKIVMKWRYNTWPCEHYSTITLNFLDHGNETELKLECKGVPVSEEESTKRGWRQYYFEAIKQTFGYGAQLY, from the exons ATGGAGGATTTGGAT ATAAGTGTGACGCTTTGCAAAGACGAGCCAGAAACTCCTCTTACTGGGCTCATGAAAAAGGAGGGGGCGAATAAAATCCAAGTTGCACTGGGGAGCTACGTGGGTTACCTTAAAACAG AGTTTACTCAAGGCATGATCCTCCCCACGGCGAATGGTGTGTGCAAGCAGCAGTCATCACAGTCCAAGGCCAAAGTGGACAAAACCCAG ATTGGCTCAGGTAgctcagcccccccacccagcacTGGGGTAAAGATTCCCACCTGCAAGTTCAGCCTGAAGGAGACCTTTCTCACCTCCCCTGAGGAGCTCTACAGAGTCTTTGTCAACCAGGAG ATGGTCCAGGCATTCACACATGCAGCAGCAACAGTGGACCCACAGACAGGGGGAAAGTTTCGCTTGTTGGATGGGAACGTCTTTGGAGAGTTCCAGGAGCTG GTTCCTGAACAAAAGATTGTCATGAAGTGGAGATACAACACCTGGCCCTGTG AACATTATTCCACGATCACCCTGAACTTTTTGGACCATGGAAATGAGACCGAACTGAAGTTGGAGTGCAAAGGGGTGCCAGTGAGCGAGGAGGAGAGTACAAAACGGGGTTGGCGGCAGTATTACTTTGAGGCAATCAAACAGACTTTTGGTTATGGAGCGCAGCTCTACTGA
- the LOC135249580 gene encoding dr1-associated corepressor isoform X1, with protein sequence MGIFAFQMPRQKRKYNVRFPPQGRIKKIMQKDTEVGRIAAAVPVIISRALEMFLKSFLIMTSQITQSKHSRVMSMAHMKQCIENEKLFDFLKDLAEQATAPAQATQGEGHIKGKWLAHRQRWQEIRIGKKQCGEAERTSRPKNDSLDNIELSDDSGSELLFSLGAKLQHHH encoded by the exons ATGGGCATTTTTGCGTTCCAAATGCCGAGGCAAAAGAGAAAATACAATGTTCGGTTCCCACCG CAGGGCCGTATCAAGAAAATTATGCAGAAGGACACGGAGGTGGGGAGGATTGCAGCTGCTGTGCCTGTTATCATAT CCAGGGcccttgaaatgtttttaaaatcattcctGATCATGACCAGTCAAATTACCCAGTCAAAGCACAGTAGGGTCATGTCAATGGcccacat GAAGCAATGTATAGAGAACGAGAAGCTCTTTGACTTCCTCAAGGACTTGGCAGAGCAGGCCACGGCCCCAGCCCAAGCCACCCAGGGAGAAGGGCACATTAAGGGGAAATGGCTGGCTCACAG GCAACGATGGCAAGAAATTCGTATCGGCAAAAAGCAGTGTGGGGAAGCAGAAAGGACAAGCAGACCCAAGAATGACTCTTTGGACAACATTGAACTCTCAGAT GACTCGGGCTCAGAACTTCTCTTCAGCCTGGGAGCGAAGTTGCAACATCATCACTGA